The following proteins are co-located in the Phocoena phocoena chromosome 1, mPhoPho1.1, whole genome shotgun sequence genome:
- the BCAR3 gene encoding breast cancer anti-estrogen resistance protein 3 isoform X5: MPKECNAFHALSAALCCFYHRKSFLGVKVSENLVQRDGDFLVRDSLSSPGNFVLTCQWKNLPQHFKIRRTVLRLSEAYSRVQYQFEMESFDSIPGLVRCYVGNRRPISQQSGAIIFQPINRTVPLRCLEEQYSTSPSQAQEGSLVEGRPDVAKRLSLTMGSPQAREQSLPRGNLLRNREKSGSQPACLDHMQDRRALSLKAHQSESYLPIGGKLPPQSPGVGTRPCPNSPVFRTGSEPTLSPAVVRRVSSDARAGGALRGSDSQLCPKPPPKPCKAPMLKAPRSPSTWLNSEANYCELNPALAAGCDGAARPPFCAQDSYVDLLTAKQNGGPAARNSDTSYLILDDDDGAKPWEPLPTQRDKGQEDEGTFVTPLLETASSFKPNDLESKLLPPENKPLETAMLKRAKELFTNNDPKVIAQHMLSMDCKVARILEVSEEMRKNMGMSSGLELITLPYGHQLRLDIIERHNTMAIGIAVDILGCTGTLEDRAATLNRIIQVAVELKDSMGDLYSFSAIMKALEMPQITRLEKTWTALRHQYTQTAILYEKQLKPFSKILHEGRESTCVPPNNISVPLLMPLVTLMEREAVTFEGTDMWEKNDESCEIMLNHLATARLMAEAADSYRMNAERILAGFQPDEEMSEIFKTEFQMRLLWGSKGAQVNQTERYEKFNQILTALSRKLEPPPIKQAEL, translated from the exons GTGTCAGAAAACCTCGTGCAGCGAGACGGTGACTTCCTGGTTCGTGATTCTCTGTCCAGCCCCGGAAACTTTGTCCTGACCTGCCAGTGGAAGAACCTCCCTCAGCACTTCAAGATCCGCCGGACGGTCCTGCGGCTCAGTGAGGCCTACAGCCGAGTGCAGTACCAGTTTGAGATGGAGAGCTTCGACTCCATCCCCGGCCTGGTGCGCTGCTATGTGGGCAACCGGCGGCCCATCTCCCAGCAGAGCGGAGCCATCATCTTCCAGCCCATCAACAGGACGGTGCCCCTGCGGTGCCTGGAGGAGCAGTACAGCACCTCCCCCAGCCAGGCCCAGGAGGGCAGCCTCGTCGAGGGAAGGCCAGACGTGGCCAAGAGGCTGAGCCTCACCATGGGCAGCCCCCAGGCCCGAGAGCAGAGCTTGCCCAGGGGCAACCTCCTCAG AAATAGAGAGAAGAGTGGTAGCCAGCCAGCCTGCCTGGATCACATGCAGGACAGAAGAGCCTTGTCCCTCAAAGCCCACCAGTCGGAAAGTTACCTGCCAATTG GTGGTAAGCTGCCCCCTCAGTCCCCAGGTGTGGGCACAAGACCCTGCCCAAACTCACCGGTTTTTAGGACAGGCAGTGAGCCCACCCTGAGCCCAGCAGTGGTTCGGAGGGTCTCCTCGGACGCTAGGGCAGGGGGGGCGCTGAGGGGCTCAGACAGCCAGCTATGCCCCAAACCGCCCCCCAAGCCCTGCAAAGCGCCCATGCTCAAGGCTCCCCGGTCTCCGTCCACCTGGCTCAACTCAGAGGCCAACTACTGCGAACTGAACCCAGCCTTGGCCGCAGGCTGCGATGGGGCAGCACGGCCGCCCTTCTGTGCCCAGGACAGCTACGTGGACCTGCTGACCGCCAAGCAGAACGGCGGGCCGGCTGCCCGGAACTCTGACACCAGCTACTTGATCCTTGATGACGATGACGGGGCAAAGCCTTGGGAGCCGCTGCCGACTCAGAGGGACAAGGGGCAGGAGGACGAGGGTACATTCGTGACACCCCTCCTGGAGACTGCCTCCTCCTTCAAGCCCAACGACCTTGAGTCGAAGCTCCTTCCTCCTGAGAACAAGCCCCTGGAAACCGCGATGCTGAAGCGTGCGAAAGAACTGTTCACCAACAACGACCCCAAGGTCATCGCCCAGCACATGCTGAGCATGGACTGCAAG GTCGCGAGGATACTTGAAGTCTCTGAAGAGATGAGGAAGAACATGGGCATGAGCTCAGGGCTGGAGCTCATCACCTTGCCTTATGGCCACCAGCTGCGCCTggacatcatcgaaag ACACAACACGATGGCCATCGGCATTGCAGTGGACATTCTGGGCTGCACGGGCACTTTGGAGGACAGAGCAGCCACCCTCAATAGGATCATCCAGGTGGCAGTGGAGCTGAAAGACTCCATGGGGGACCTCTATTCTTTCTCGGCCATCATGAAGGCCTTGGAAATGCCGCAG ATCACAAGGTTAGAAAAAACGTGGACTGCCCTGCGGCACCAGTACACACAAACCGCCATCCTCTATGAGAAACAGCTGAAGCCTTTTAGCAAAATCCTGCACGAAGGCAGAG AGTCTACGTGTGTTCCCCCAAACAATATATCAGTCCCACTGCTGATGCCTCTTGTGACCTTAATGGAGCGCGAGGCTGTCACTTTTGAAGGAACTGACATGTGGGAAAAAAACGACGAAAGCTGTGAGATTATGCTGAACCATTTGGCAACAGCCCGACTCATGGCAGAAGCTGCCGACAGCTACCGGATGAATGCTGAGAGGATCCTGGCAG GTTTTCAACCAGATGAAGAAATGAGTGAAATCTTCAAGACTGAATTCCAAATGAGATTGCTATGGGGCAGCAAAGGTGCACAAGTCAATCAGACAGAGAGATATGAGAAATTCAACCAGATTTTAACTGCCCTCTCACGTAAATTGGAACCTCCTCCTATAAAGCAGGCAGAGCTTTGA
- the BCAR3 gene encoding breast cancer anti-estrogen resistance protein 3 isoform X4, whose translation MPKECNAFHALSAALCCFYHRKSFLGVKFSKERHVMDRTQERLKKELEEELLLSSEDLRSHAWYHGRIPRQVSENLVQRDGDFLVRDSLSSPGNFVLTCQWKNLPQHFKIRRTVLRLSEAYSRVQYQFEMESFDSIPGLVRCYVGNRRPISQQSGAIIFQPINRTVPLRCLEEQYSTSPSQAQEGSLVEGRPDVAKRLSLTMGSPQAREQSLPRGNLLRNREKSGSQPACLDHMQDRRALSLKAHQSESYLPIGGKLPPQSPGVGTRPCPNSPVFRTGSEPTLSPAVVRRVSSDARAGGALRGSDSQLCPKPPPKPCKAPMLKAPRSPSTWLNSEANYCELNPALAAGCDGAARPPFCAQDSYVDLLTAKQNGGPAARNSDTSYLILDDDDGAKPWEPLPTQRDKGQEDEGTFVTPLLETASSFKPNDLESKLLPPENKPLETAMLKRAKELFTNNDPKVIAQHMLSMDCKVARILEVSEEMRKNMGMSSGLELITLPYGHQLRLDIIERHNTMAIGIAVDILGCTGTLEDRAATLNRIIQVAVELKDSMGDLYSFSAIMKALEMPQITRLEKTWTALRHQYTQTAILYEKQLKPFSKILHEGRESTCVPPNNISVPLLMPLVTLMEREAVTFEGTDMWEKNDESCEIMLNHLATARLMAEAADSYRMNAERILAGFQPDEEMSEIFKTEFQMRLLWGSKGAQVNQTERYEKFNQILTALSRKLEPPPIKQAEL comes from the exons TTCTCCAAGGAGAGGCACGTCATGGACAGGACCCAGGAGAGGCTGAAGAAGGAGCTGGAAGAGGAGCTGCTGCTGAGCAGCGAGGACTTGCGCAGCCACGCCTGGTACCACGGCCGCATCCCCCGACAG GTGTCAGAAAACCTCGTGCAGCGAGACGGTGACTTCCTGGTTCGTGATTCTCTGTCCAGCCCCGGAAACTTTGTCCTGACCTGCCAGTGGAAGAACCTCCCTCAGCACTTCAAGATCCGCCGGACGGTCCTGCGGCTCAGTGAGGCCTACAGCCGAGTGCAGTACCAGTTTGAGATGGAGAGCTTCGACTCCATCCCCGGCCTGGTGCGCTGCTATGTGGGCAACCGGCGGCCCATCTCCCAGCAGAGCGGAGCCATCATCTTCCAGCCCATCAACAGGACGGTGCCCCTGCGGTGCCTGGAGGAGCAGTACAGCACCTCCCCCAGCCAGGCCCAGGAGGGCAGCCTCGTCGAGGGAAGGCCAGACGTGGCCAAGAGGCTGAGCCTCACCATGGGCAGCCCCCAGGCCCGAGAGCAGAGCTTGCCCAGGGGCAACCTCCTCAG AAATAGAGAGAAGAGTGGTAGCCAGCCAGCCTGCCTGGATCACATGCAGGACAGAAGAGCCTTGTCCCTCAAAGCCCACCAGTCGGAAAGTTACCTGCCAATTG GTGGTAAGCTGCCCCCTCAGTCCCCAGGTGTGGGCACAAGACCCTGCCCAAACTCACCGGTTTTTAGGACAGGCAGTGAGCCCACCCTGAGCCCAGCAGTGGTTCGGAGGGTCTCCTCGGACGCTAGGGCAGGGGGGGCGCTGAGGGGCTCAGACAGCCAGCTATGCCCCAAACCGCCCCCCAAGCCCTGCAAAGCGCCCATGCTCAAGGCTCCCCGGTCTCCGTCCACCTGGCTCAACTCAGAGGCCAACTACTGCGAACTGAACCCAGCCTTGGCCGCAGGCTGCGATGGGGCAGCACGGCCGCCCTTCTGTGCCCAGGACAGCTACGTGGACCTGCTGACCGCCAAGCAGAACGGCGGGCCGGCTGCCCGGAACTCTGACACCAGCTACTTGATCCTTGATGACGATGACGGGGCAAAGCCTTGGGAGCCGCTGCCGACTCAGAGGGACAAGGGGCAGGAGGACGAGGGTACATTCGTGACACCCCTCCTGGAGACTGCCTCCTCCTTCAAGCCCAACGACCTTGAGTCGAAGCTCCTTCCTCCTGAGAACAAGCCCCTGGAAACCGCGATGCTGAAGCGTGCGAAAGAACTGTTCACCAACAACGACCCCAAGGTCATCGCCCAGCACATGCTGAGCATGGACTGCAAG GTCGCGAGGATACTTGAAGTCTCTGAAGAGATGAGGAAGAACATGGGCATGAGCTCAGGGCTGGAGCTCATCACCTTGCCTTATGGCCACCAGCTGCGCCTggacatcatcgaaag ACACAACACGATGGCCATCGGCATTGCAGTGGACATTCTGGGCTGCACGGGCACTTTGGAGGACAGAGCAGCCACCCTCAATAGGATCATCCAGGTGGCAGTGGAGCTGAAAGACTCCATGGGGGACCTCTATTCTTTCTCGGCCATCATGAAGGCCTTGGAAATGCCGCAG ATCACAAGGTTAGAAAAAACGTGGACTGCCCTGCGGCACCAGTACACACAAACCGCCATCCTCTATGAGAAACAGCTGAAGCCTTTTAGCAAAATCCTGCACGAAGGCAGAG AGTCTACGTGTGTTCCCCCAAACAATATATCAGTCCCACTGCTGATGCCTCTTGTGACCTTAATGGAGCGCGAGGCTGTCACTTTTGAAGGAACTGACATGTGGGAAAAAAACGACGAAAGCTGTGAGATTATGCTGAACCATTTGGCAACAGCCCGACTCATGGCAGAAGCTGCCGACAGCTACCGGATGAATGCTGAGAGGATCCTGGCAG GTTTTCAACCAGATGAAGAAATGAGTGAAATCTTCAAGACTGAATTCCAAATGAGATTGCTATGGGGCAGCAAAGGTGCACAAGTCAATCAGACAGAGAGATATGAGAAATTCAACCAGATTTTAACTGCCCTCTCACGTAAATTGGAACCTCCTCCTATAAAGCAGGCAGAGCTTTGA